Proteins from a genomic interval of Odontesthes bonariensis isolate fOdoBon6 chromosome 7, fOdoBon6.hap1, whole genome shotgun sequence:
- the lyve1b gene encoding lymphatic vessel endothelial hyaluronic receptor 1b, translating into MAGLCWFTQCLFLIFQAFVHPSESGHVKVVSESQKSTGVFMLIEGGKYTFNFADAKEACQFLNVTIATRAQVEKAQQRGLETCKFGWVADRIAVVPRLMSDKNCGQGKTGVVPWYAPMHKKFGVFCFNSSALADLDETLETSTTDTLQASTSSTLRTSLTQTSTPAVPLVRSTFEYPSSTKMQITSKAPKQTSVTSNFVPSVETTLWAWISSSASPSLTPIHTHTTVSPPHHITSNPTVDSSDFSTSAQASTFSVSPEPALTKGVYTALISVGIVLLLLMSAGALLHHKLRRKTSGWCHRQQKDDIETEMWKHSEMDLHGEHGVEEDHDEEEPDQKYSSDIMLCKKPHIKANSSE; encoded by the exons ATGGCAGGACTTTGCTGGTTTACCCAATGTTTATTTCTGATTTTTCAAGCATTTGTGCATCCTTCTGAATCCGGCCACGTTAAAG TGGTCTCTGAAAGTCAAAAATCCACTGGAGTCTTCATGCTTATTGAGGGTGGAAAATACACCTTTAACTTCGCTGATGCCAAAGAAGCCTGCCAGTTTCTGAATGTCACCATAGCGACCAGAGCCCAGGTGGAGAAAGCACAGCAACGCGGACTGGAGACATGCAA ATTTGGTTGGGTAGCTGACCGGATTGCAGTTGTCCCACGACTCATGTCCGACAAAAACTGTGGGCAGGGTAAAACGGGGGTGGTGCCGTGGTACGCACCGATGCATAAAAAGTTTGGTGTCTTCTGCTTCAATTCCTCAG CACTTGCAGATCTCGACGAAACTCTTGAAACATCAACAACAGACACCCTGCAAGCTTCCACATCCTCCACCCTTCGGACATCTCTGACCCAAACCTCAACACCTGCTGTACCTTTGGTCAGGTCAACATTCGAGTATCCATCTTCGACCAAAATGCAGATAACATCCAAAGCCCCTAAGCAAACATCAGTGACTTCAAATTTTGTTCCCTCGGTTGAGACGACACTCTGGGCTTGGATCTCCTCCTCAGCCTCTCCTTCCCTAACTCCCATTCACACCCATACTACTGTTTCTCCTCCACACCATATCACCTCAAACCCCACAGTTGACAGTTCTGACTTTTCTACATCTGCTCAAGCATCCACTTTCTCAGTATCCCCTGAGCCAGCGCTGACAAAAG GTGTATATACAGCACTCATTTCTGTTGGCATTGTTCTCCTGCTACTGATGTCAGCAGGTGCTTTGTTGCACCACAAACT GAGAAGGAAAACTTCGGGCTGGTGTCACAGACAGCAAAAGGACGACATCGAGACCGAGATGTGGAAGCACAGCGAGATGGACCTGCACGGTGAACATGGAGTTGAGGAGGACCATGATGAAGAAGAACCGGACCAGAAGTACTCCAGTGACATCATGCTGTGCAAGAAGCCACATATCAAAGCAAACTCCTCAGAGTAG
- the rlig1 gene encoding RNA ligase 1, which produces MRRLGSVQQKMPCVFLTDVREQQSRKRDCQQFQVVATENLNPLAVDAHVDCALATEKLDGTCCYVTLYGGQAYLWARLDKKPNKLAEKRFKRHQHSYKSSEDFTWDVVEDFKTVPEKWIPAHGVRHRNGHPSPDENGHIPGWVPVDHSNKQYCWHSSVVDYGVGAALVLRPKSDDEDVLEIAAVPLADILEQTLELIGTNVNGNPYGLGSKKQPVHCLVPHGSIPIRNPPPVTFQQLYSWFQESPEGRVEGIVWHCNDGTLVKVHRHHLGLRWPDGVTCLASRPVVIRVDGTVDAYNNSKGLFASFFTLNGRCFSQLQDVQFEP; this is translated from the exons ATGCGACGCCTGGGCTCCGTTCAGCAGAAGATGCCGTGTGTGTTTCTGACCGACGTGAGGGAACAACAGTCCCGAAAACGGGACTGTCAG CAATTTCAGGTCGTTGCCACAGAAAACCTGAACCCTCTCGCTGTCGACGCTCACGTAGATTGTGCACTTGCCACTGAGAAACTGGATGGGACCTGCTGCTATGTCACACTTTATGGAG GTCAAGCTTACCTCTGGGCCAGACTCGACAAGAAACCCAACAAGCTGGCAGAGAAGAGGTTTAAGAGGCACCAGCACTCTTACAAGAGCTCTGAAG ATTTCACCTGGGATGTGGTGGAAGATTTTAAAACGGTGCCTGAAAAGTGGATCCCTGCACACGGAGTCAGACACCGCAACGGTCATCCTTCGCCTGACGAAAATGGACACATTCCAG GCTGGGTTCCAGTAGATCACAGCAACAAGCAATACTGTTGGCACTCTTCTGTGGTGGATTATGGAGTCGGGGCAGCTCTGGTTCTCAGGCCCAAGTCTGACGATGAAGATGTGCTGGAAATCGCAGCAGTCCCATTAGCCGACATCCTGGAACAAACGCTGGAGCTCATCGGAACCAATGTTAATGGAAACCCTTATG GTCTGGGGAGTAAGAAGCAGCCCGTTCACTGCCTGGTGCCACATGGGAGCATTCCAATCAGAAACCCTCCACCTGTGACCTTCCAGCAGCTGTATTCCTGGTTCCAGGAGAGTCCAGAAGGCCGGGTCGAGGGCATCGTTTGGCACTGTAATGACGGCACTCTCGTTAAG GTCCATCGTCATCACCTGGGACTGAGGTGGCCAGACGGGGTCACCTGCCTCGCCAGCAGGCCCGTCGTCATTCGTGTTGACGGGACAGTGGACGCTTACAACAACAGCAAAGGCTTGTTTGCATCCTTTTTCACATTGAATGGACGCTGCTTCAGCCAGCTTCAGGACGTGCAGTTTGAGCCGTAA